In a genomic window of Lacrimispora sp. BS-2:
- a CDS encoding cob(I)yrinic acid a,c-diamide adenosyltransferase, with protein MKSCVHIYCGDGKGKTTAAIGLSVRACGSGKRVLITRFLKTDHSGEVKTLSGLSGITVTPCEQSFGFFSRMSPEQKKEAGVYYSQLLERTLNKAVTENFDLLVLDEIMAVCNFGLVEEKRVLEFLSARPEGLEVVFTGREPSEKLVEMADYVSEIRKVKHPYDRGISARKGIEY; from the coding sequence ATGAAGTCCTGTGTACACATATACTGCGGGGATGGAAAGGGAAAGACAACGGCAGCCATAGGACTGTCTGTGCGGGCCTGCGGCAGCGGGAAGCGGGTGCTTATTACCAGGTTTTTAAAAACTGATCATTCCGGTGAAGTAAAGACATTAAGCGGGCTCTCAGGAATCACGGTCACGCCCTGTGAGCAAAGCTTTGGCTTTTTTTCCAGAATGTCCCCTGAGCAGAAAAAAGAGGCGGGCGTTTATTATTCTCAATTGCTGGAAAGGACCTTAAACAAGGCGGTAACGGAGAATTTTGACCTGCTTGTTTTAGATGAGATCATGGCTGTATGCAATTTTGGCCTGGTGGAGGAAAAAAGGGTTTTGGAGTTTCTTTCTGCCCGTCCTGAGGGGCTTGAGGTGGTTTTTACAGGAAGGGAGCCCTCTGAAAAACTTGTAGAAATGGCGGATTATGTGTCGGAAATCAGAAAAGTAAAGCATCCATACGACAGGGGAATTTCAGCAAGAAAGGGAATTGAATATTAA
- a CDS encoding DUF6465 family protein codes for MENNKSAGKKTAKAPEEMAVEKAAAADDVRKAPVKKSSAPKRTAAKKKDPEVSFFLEYSGKQIAAGEVLEAVKKDYLSKHEDAAVKTLEIYIKPEEDTAYYAVDGEGSDQYKIIL; via the coding sequence ATGGAAAACAATAAAAGTGCAGGAAAAAAAACAGCGAAAGCCCCAGAGGAAATGGCAGTTGAAAAAGCAGCGGCGGCTGATGATGTCAGGAAGGCGCCTGTGAAAAAAAGCAGTGCGCCAAAGAGAACAGCTGCAAAGAAAAAAGATCCGGAGGTATCCTTCTTTCTGGAATATTCAGGAAAACAAATTGCCGCAGGAGAAGTGCTTGAAGCAGTTAAAAAGGATTATTTATCAAAGCATGAAGACGCTGCAGTGAAAACCCTTGAGATATACATAAAACCGGAAGAAGATACTGCTTATTATGCTGTGGACGGAGAAGGCTCCGACCAGTATAAGATTATATTGTAG
- a CDS encoding helix-turn-helix transcriptional regulator, whose product MDNEAVLKKIEEINRSKEWSMYRLSKESGIAQSTLSSLFGRRANISLPKLGRICNAFGLKMSDFFSLLEQEAEDGQSRQNDYEVIEMVQKAAMLSKNNRRLLRSMIIVMEELERENRRKGER is encoded by the coding sequence ATGGACAACGAGGCGGTACTTAAGAAAATCGAGGAAATCAACAGAAGCAAAGAGTGGTCTATGTACAGGTTATCAAAGGAAAGCGGGATTGCTCAGTCCACATTGTCCAGCTTGTTTGGAAGGAGAGCCAATATCAGCCTGCCAAAACTCGGCAGGATCTGCAATGCGTTTGGTCTTAAAATGTCGGATTTCTTTTCTTTGCTGGAACAAGAGGCAGAAGACGGGCAATCCCGGCAGAATGATTATGAAGTCATTGAGATGGTACAGAAGGCAGCGATGCTGTCTAAGAATAACAGGCGGCTTTTGCGTTCCATGATCATTGTAATGGAAGAACTGGAAAGAGAAAATAGAAGAAAAGGAGAACGGTAA
- a CDS encoding DUF1292 domain-containing protein: MAQDPNLERDDMEPQEEMTVTLTLDDGSELECVVLTIFTAGERDYIALLPMNGPEAEEGEVYLYRYSEKEDGQPNLENIEDDEEYEIVADAFDELLDDAEYDELVGEDEDEE, translated from the coding sequence ATGGCACAGGATCCTAATTTAGAGCGGGATGATATGGAACCGCAGGAGGAAATGACAGTTACACTGACCCTGGATGATGGATCAGAGCTGGAGTGCGTAGTACTTACCATTTTCACAGCAGGCGAAAGAGATTATATTGCACTGCTTCCGATGAACGGCCCTGAGGCGGAAGAGGGAGAAGTTTATCTGTACCGTTATTCTGAGAAGGAGGACGGGCAGCCGAATCTTGAAAATATTGAAGATGACGAGGAATATGAGATCGTTGCGGATGCCTTTGACGAATTACTGGATGATGCGGAATATGATGAACTGGTAGGCGAAGACGAAGACGAAGAGTAG
- the yedF gene encoding sulfurtransferase-like selenium metabolism protein YedF, producing MEKIVDARGLTCPQPVIKAKEALKDMGEGTLKVLVDNEIAVQNVMKLGSYEGFAPVSEKKAEGEYEILFHVNRKPGNLEETAKEEECFPDARKKGLVAVLSSDQMGGGNEELGRILMKGFVYALTKQEELPETVLLYNGGARLSVEGSQSLEDLKSLEAQGVEILTCGTCLNHYELTDKLQVGSVTNMYEIVEKMAGARLVIRP from the coding sequence ATGGAAAAAATTGTTGATGCCAGAGGCCTGACATGTCCACAGCCGGTTATTAAAGCAAAAGAGGCATTAAAGGATATGGGTGAGGGTACATTAAAGGTCCTTGTGGACAATGAAATTGCAGTTCAGAATGTAATGAAACTGGGGAGTTATGAGGGATTTGCTCCTGTTTCTGAGAAAAAAGCCGAAGGGGAATATGAAATCCTGTTCCACGTAAACAGGAAACCCGGCAATCTGGAAGAAACGGCCAAAGAGGAAGAATGCTTCCCGGATGCCAGAAAAAAAGGCCTTGTAGCAGTGCTTTCATCGGATCAGATGGGAGGAGGCAATGAAGAACTTGGACGCATTCTGATGAAGGGATTTGTTTATGCCCTTACCAAGCAGGAAGAGCTTCCTGAGACGGTTCTTCTTTATAATGGGGGAGCCAGGTTATCTGTGGAAGGCTCTCAGTCCCTGGAGGACTTAAAGAGCTTAGAGGCCCAGGGAGTGGAAATCCTCACCTGCGGAACCTGCCTGAATCATTATGAATTAACAGACAAGCTGCAGGTTGGTTCCGTAACCAATATGTATGAAATTGTGGAAAAAATGGCTGGCGCCCGCCTGGTGATCAGACCTTAA